One Glycine max cultivar Williams 82 chromosome 8, Glycine_max_v4.0, whole genome shotgun sequence genomic window, gtgcttatgaatttaattatgttttcatgtttaatcgctgattgagtgtgtttgatgaaccaattgGTGTTCTGTTGCGAGTTTGTTGTAGAATTGATGTGTTCTGTTGTAAGTTTGTTGTAGGATTGATGTGTTCCTGTGTTAGTGTGTACCTTAAGAATtagaattctttataattagcataaaaattgtgtggtggtgattttgtttataccagATATGTTGGCCTTTCAATCTTGTTCCTGTGCTAATGTATATTGTGTccagataattattttatactgtttttttttttttacaaactttatattttatttcacgtgGGTGATTTCTTGTCATGAAATTCATAGGTGTAGGGATTGTTGGATAATTGAATtggctaaaatcatttaaagaaattaactaaagttgtattcacattgtaattaggcattttcttgatgttggcaacttagttgaaatatatttaaaatataggtatacatgttgttcatagaaatcaatatgagtatatattttattgttatatataatttgtatttacttaataatatatttgatattattgtgattattttatattaatatatatttaatactttttatatgttatatataatatgtacgTTTACGTTtacgttaatatatattttgttatatattttgaatataatatacttatatgtatattttacatgtattttatagttacttgtttataagccttgaagttaaatattgtatgttattattattatgatacattgttatttaattgttgagtatattttgtaattagttagaGTGTAAAATGTTAAACTGTAGACATGAAACATGGTTGTGAATGAGTGTGTGATTGATATTTGTAGTAATATTACTTGTCATGTGAGTTATGAGTTATAcagtaacccgaccagtgtgtaccttgagagaacttttatgcgcagtgttaaagaaaattgtaggattcctagttaggatccTGAAGAGTTAAACTATAGCgcaatttgttaaatatgtttgaaatataagagTAAGATCGTGggtattatataactcataaacagtgtctgcgtgcaaataaaaaaaatattttaggggttggacctgaatcaggaaggtgaggcccaaacggattcttcggagtctaggccttgggggtaaagataCTCGGTTTGAGTGTTCCATTAAGCCCATGTTGATCCCATGTGGTTggggcattctcgcaaaacagagtaaccctgactggtcaccttatgatgttacttagtgagagtgaccgagtatacccattgtgtggtgtactttgtcatgtactcctaagcgtctcagtgttgtttttcactgacatggtaccacattgcatataggcttgagtcttagtataattgttgcataacgtttgtgcttgaatttcattgagttaacaattgtggttgatgttattttatggagTGTGTAAACTTGAATAggtgtgaataatgtgtgcgATTTTGTGcaataatgttatttatataaattcagctttaagtattatatgtttcacatgctctaatgttttattatatacgaatgtgataactcactcccgatATGTGTTTTAGTGTTGGGCTGATTGCCACTTTGTTTCAGGTGAGCCTTCATATGATGAGTCACATGctagagatggagagacttagtcTATGATAGGGATTATGATTTACTGAATAATATAATTGTGTTATACTTTTCtactttagtttctttttattatttatttagagtggacgaccttgttttgagtcggaataatcttatcttttattaaaaaaaaatattctattatgttttcactaagtggatgtgaacctttacccttttgaattgatttaaattaaatgtgtttaaaaagaaaaattattaattaattttgcattttttttcttcttttattattatgtgtttataatcttttaaataaattttgtatgatttatttaattagttagttataattgtaagggtAGAGGATGTCACATTGGAGACCTCAATAATTAAAAAGCGGAATCCATGTATTCAAAAAAGAAAGCTAGATAATGATCTCAAAACCACTTGTTAAAAAGCATAGGTTCGTGGACAAACACAAGTTTGCACACAATAATTAGCATTATTCTCAATCAATTTAAGGGAACTAAACTATACAATCCTCACCTTTCATCTCCACTCCAACTATCCTTCACCTTAGGACCTGTTGGTCCTTCCTGTCGCAACACTTCACTTGGCAAATTCTTCACAATATTCTCCAAAGTAGATTTCAGCTTCCCAGGCAAAAACTTCTCAAGCTTCTTCAATTCCTCATCAACATTGTAATAAATCTTAGGACCCCATTCCCTGAAATAGTTAAGCCATGGAGGAGGCTCCACAACATCGGAAACCAAATACTCAGCAGAAACCAATTGAAATGCCCCCAAATCCATGACACTGTCACTCATAGCAGTGTCATTCCTTATGCCTATCTTATCCGTGATGTTACGGGCAGCATGAGGGTATGATGCATGGGCATGCAAGGAAGAATAGTACAATGGTTTGTTCCCACTTTGGAACTCTAATTGAGATGAATCAAACCATGCACCTTTTCTGTGTTGTAAGAAATAGACATGCTTTAATTCACCATTGAAGTTGCTCACCCTTAGTGTCACATGCTCCCAATCACCAACATGTTCACCTATCTTCCCCAAGTCAATAGTTAAGAAATCAACTATGGCTCTTGCTGCTCCATTGAATGGGTAGAAGACCCACATTGAAATGTCAGTGAAGGTTCCTCCAAGCATTGGCTTCACATGCACATAACTTATGGCACTTTTCAAGTCTCCTTTCTTGACCCTATCTTTGTTGGTTGAATCAGCAGGAAGGTCCACCCAATAGGCACCATCATCATTAGGATCCTGAGGAAGGTTAGCCCCATTTGGTGATATTGGGACAGGACTTGACTCTTGCCCTTTCTTATATAGAAGTGCACCATTGGAGAAAAACCACTCCACAGAAGATGGAAAGAATTCTTCATCAGGGTGCAAGTGTAATAAttcatggtcataacattttgaaattttgtaacgCTCATCAGTTTTGAAAGCCATTTTGAATGGTTGTTAATGGATGATAATGGCCAATAAAGAATTGTAACAGccaataatgagtggtaatggctgataaatgcattcttgatggtagaatgcctatataagcacatgaatttggtccctgagctcatcccttcgaattcagtcttatacaccatctagagagtggaagagagagagcttggaagaaccaaaacaagaaactcttcatagcaatggctggaggtatgatttgatctgtaatttccgcattttattaataacctgtgtttctttgtagtttgtaatatcacaggttaaaagagatttgttctaacatttggtatcagagcaagaaTTGCCTCTGCCTTGTCCATTTTCGTTTTTCGGTATTTTccgatttgattttgtttatggtATGAAGGgccttgtttcttaaaaaaataaaattagaaatatgtatttcgtttgatttccttaattttggCTTTTGAATCGTGAAAAATGGTGTccgaatgaatgaaaaaacgAACGGGTCTGCGTATGGGTCGGGTTTGACCCGCTaaaggttgaagatgatgaacagtgtttaaaaaaaaaaaaaaaagacaaaaactccTACGTTTTGTGCTAGCTGGGTGTCGAACCCTTGACTCCGAGAACACTAATATATGTGCGGACCACTAAACTAGTAAGGCTTTTTTGATATGTTGTCGTTTTTAATACCTTATATACACATTGTGCTTTAcagttttttgaattttgatttaatttatgcatgaatatattctagaacattttattctatgcatatatatatgaaatcaaatgcataatattatatttcaattataaaattatatgagaatcttattcataattatattgtatcttgattttgaaatgcaaaatactatttattctcatataataaatttttatgtctaagtgatctttatgattttgattaattatggattagccacagcatctatatttgattaaaattatatattaagttggttaaagatcatataaggaattagacataatattgtaattaattatacttatataatgaattttatctcacaagaatttttattatatctgtataattaattgggataaaataacgtattatttttcatgatttacccACAGGCATCATGatatatgtataatttgtcgattttatcataaagtaaaaatttacgatagaaattaaattattttcatattgtacccgtaaagcatgaatattaagcaaataatttgattattctatcataaggtttaattgtttcttattgaattaaaaatttagcccacaggcaatttttatgtcacaagattcaattttatggtatgtttacattggtaaaagatacaattaagattagtatgcctcaaattttgacataagcctttgaattttgcagcttctcaaactattaatttttctgatattcaatgtgatgttcccgaactcaaaggagataactataagatatggaaggagagaattcttttacaattggggtggatggacatagattatgctataaggaaagacGAACCACCTGCAATCACAAATGAAAGTAGCCCAGCTGACGTTGCGCTATATGAGCGGTGGGAACGATCCAACCGGCTCAGCGTGATGTTCATTAAGACTAAAATCTCGGCTGGGATACGTGGTTCTGTTGACCAGCATGAAAAGGTCCGAGACTTGCTTAAGGCCATTGATGACCAGTTCATCACTTCAGATAAGACTTTAGCAAGCACCTTGATCATGAAGTTTTCTTCTCTTCGGCTCACCAGTGTGAAAGGTGTGCGTGAGTACATCATGAAAATGCGAGATATTTCagctcaacttaagaaactagaggttgatatgtctgagtccttcctagtgcatttcattttgaacacccttCCGCATGAATATGGGCCatttaagatttcctacaacacacataaagataaatggtctatcaatgaattaatgaccatgtgtgttcaggaagaagaaaggcttgTAATGGAGATGGGTGAGAGTGCACTACTGACTACTGCTTATGGGAAGAACAAAGCAATTAAGTCTCAAGCTTATCAGAAGGGGAATGGTAAAATACCACCTCAAGCTGATATTAAGAAGGtggcaaagtgtttcttttgcaagaagaaGGGACACATGAAAAAGAATTGCCCCGGATTCCAGAAAtggcttgagaagaaaggtaaatcaatctcattagtatgttatgaatctaatatggttagtgttaatattaacacctggtggattgattctggatctactattcatattgcaaattctttacagggtatgcaaaacctaaggaaaccagtgggaagtgagcaaagcattttatcaggcaataagctaggctcacatgtggaggccattggaacttgcattttgactttaagtagtggctttattttaaaattagaaaggactttttatgtaccaagtttttcccgaaacttgatttctatttcaaggcttgtaccgtttggatattcctttaatttcaaagacacatcatttgagttattttataattctgaatgtgttgggaatggtatattgtctgatggtctttatcttcttggtttacaaaataatgccacttatagttctatgcatgttcaaactggtattaaaaggtgtaatattaatgagaattcctctatgttatggcaccggagattaggacatatctccattgagaggattaaaaggttagtgaaagatggggtactcaatactctagattttgctgactttaagacttgtatggactgcattaagggtaagcagaccaacatgtctaagaaaggtgctaataggagttcaagcatattagaaataattcatactgatatttgttgtccagatatggatgcacatggtcagaaatattttatcacctttatagatgattattcacgatatatgaatgtttatttgcttcataacaaatacgaagcattggatgccttcaaagtctttaaggctgaagttgagaaccaatgtggcaagcaaataaaaatagtgagatcagatagaggtggagaatacTATGGCAGGTATACTGAGAATGGACAAGCACCTGGTCCCTTTGCAAAGTTccttcaagaacatgggattgttgcccaatacactatgcctggttctccgaatcagaatggtgtggcagaaagaaggaaccgaacattattggacatggtgcggagtatgcttagcaactccaatcttcctaaatccttgtgggctgaagcactaaagacggcagcgtatatattaaatcgtgttccaaccaaggctgtcccaaagacaccttttgagttatttaaaggttggaaaccgagtttgaaacatatgcgcgtttggggttgtccgtctgaggtgagaatatataacccacaagagaagaaacttgacccgaggaccattagtgggtatttcattggatatgccgaaaggtctaaaggttataggttttattgtccacatcatattactaggattgtggaatcaagaaatgccaaatttattgaaaatgatttgatcagtgggagtgatcaattgagggacttaggttctgaaattgattatatagaatCTCAACCTTCCACGTCAaatgaaagattggttgtaattcatacccctcaagttcaaagggatgatgaacaacacatgattggcattccacaaactgttgttgataatctagtagatcaagttgatcatcaaattcatgaaaatgatgaacaaccagttgaacaacatgatccccaagaaaatgttgatgcaacattaaggaggtctactagagtaagaaaatcagctattcctagtgattatattgtatatttgcaagaatctgactataatattggagctgaaaatgatcctgaaacttttgatcaagccatgagttgtaaagagtcaaatttatggtatgatgccatgaaggatgagatgagttccatgcagagtaacaaagtttggaaccttgtagagttgcctaatggggcgaaggccattggatgtaaatgggtctttaaaaccaaaaaggattcattaggcaacattgagagatacaaggcaagacttgttgctaagggatttactcaaaaggaaggaatagattacaaagagactttttctccagtatctaagaaagattctcttcgtataatcttggcattagttgctcattttgaccttgagttgcaacaaatggatgtgaaaacagcttttcttaatggtgatttagaggaggaggtttatatgaaacaacctgaaggtttctcctctaatagtggtgagcatttggtttgcaagcttaataaatctatatatggtttaaaacaagcttctcgtcagtggtaccttaagtttcatgggataatttcttcatttggttttgatgaaaaccccatggatcaatgcatataccacaaggttagtgggagtaaaatatgctttcttgttttatatgtagatgatattttacttgcagccaatgatcggggtttgctacatgaggtgaaacaatttctctctaagaattttgacatgaaggatatgggtgatgcatcttatgtcatcggcattaagattcatagagatagatctcgaggtattttgggtctatcacaggaaacctatattaacaaaattctagagagatttcggatgaaagattgttcaccaagtgttgctcccattgtgaagggtgataggtttaatttgaaccaatgtccaaagaatgactttgagagggaacaaatgaaaaacattccttatgcttcagttgttggaagcctcatgtatgctcaagtatgcacaaggcctgacattgcttttgcagttggaatgttaggaagatatcagagtaatccaggtattgaccactggagaGCTGCTAAGAAAGTGTTGAGGTACCTTCAAGggaccaaagattacatgcttatgtatagacagacagacaatctagatgcgattggttattcagactcagactttgctggttgtGTTGACTCTCGTAGATCAACATCtgggtacattttcatgatggctggtggagctatttcatggaggagtgttaagcagtctttgactgctacttctaccatggaagctgagtttgtctcttgttttgaggctacatcacatggtgtatggcttaaaagtttcatttctgggctgaagataattgatactatttcaaggcctttaagaattttttgcgATAACTCAGCTGCTGTCTTTAtggctaagaataacaaaagtggaagtcgaagtaagcacatcgacattaagtacttagccattagagaaagagtaaaagacaagaaagtggtcattgagcatataagcactgagttgatgatcgctgatcctttaactaaaggcatgccaccgtttaaatttaaggatcatgtagaaagaatgggacttggttccaatttatgattgtatacatatatgtaaaaaattgaaacttttatattatgatattttctcatattttggtgcacattgatttatttgagaaaaattatgttttggaccaagaataaacattgggTTTATTCATGAAGTTTTATTACCACTTTAAGTATACTGCTTGGGAAATTGAGTATATTGTAATACATAGATGATATTACTCGTTATAAGAGGAACTATCACTATGattcatatattcatttcttaagaagattgagcattaagtcaaaatgtttggaccaagtgggagaatgtaataattcatggtcataacattttgaaattttgtaacgCTCATCAGTTTTGAAAGCCATTTTGAATGGTTGTTAATGGATGATAATGGCCAATAAAGAATTGTAACAGCCAATAATGAGTGATAATGGCTgataaatgcattcttgatggtagaatgcctatataagcacatgaatttggtccctgagctcatcccttcgaattcagtcttatacaccatctagagagtggaagagagagagcttggaagaaccaaaacaagaaactcttcatagcaatggctggaggtatgatttgatctgtaatttccgcattttattaataacctgtgtttctttgtagtttgtaatatcacagGTTAAAAGAGATTTGTTCTAACAGCAAGGACATAACTGGAGAGTAAACTTGAAGAATTGCCTTGATTTGTGGTAGATTAGGCATGTATTTTGGTATGGCATTGGTGTTTCTCAAACAAGCAATAGATGGAGAGTTAAGACTTGCATTTTGTGCAACAAAGGTGCCTACTCTAACACCAGGTGCTTGAATCCCCCTATTGCTTGGTCTGACATCAAGAAAATTGAAGTTGTCTGAATCCCAAATGAATGAATTTGTCTCACACTGGTCAGTGAGGTCTAACCTGACACACATGATTTTTTCAAGTGAAGGCTTAGTTGGTGTTGTGGTGACAACATGGCCTACAGCTTTATACCCATTCGGTGCTATTGGAAGCCAAACATAGATGGGACCATCTTGGTCAATCTCCAGAGATGCACTGTTCCACACAAGTGTGTAATCAAGTGGTTGCTTTAGACTAGGGTTGCTGGTGTTTGTGGACACATCTTTTGCCACAAGAACATATCCAGAAAGAGGCTTGTTGTTGGGCTGGCTGTAGCTACCCAACATGGAGAAGCCTTTAGGTACTCCTGATGGCTCAAAAATGGAGAAACCTTGATCATCAGGTCCACCACCATAGGTGCCCCAAACTTTGTTGAATGTTGATGCTTCACACACTTGCAGCCCACCAAGATCAATTGTTCCACTTGCAAAATTACCACCTGAATGTagcaatattaaaaataatcagcATACATTTAACTAGATTACAgtgtaaataagttttttagtccttatctGAATTTCAGATTTTGAGTTTTAGTCTctcggaaaaaaaaattctttttttagtctcttatttatttttattgatcagAATTAATTCCTGTAAGcttattttattccttttggTTTCTCTAGGGAACTAATTAttagcaattaaaataaataaagaattaaaaatggacaaaatatttgaaggactaaaactcaaaatatgaaatttgactgagactaaaaatttatttaacctTATATTATATCACAATAATGAGAGAATATGACCAATCTTGTTATGTTTACCTGGAGGCCAAGAATTTGTAACAGGTGCAGGAAGCTTGAATATGGAATTAATGGGGAGAGCTTGGTTTTTCTGAATGATTTTCCCTGCACAGCAACATGTGGTAAGACAATTACCAAATATTGAGTTTTCCACTATATATGGAGAATATcactattttataataatataaagagGTTTTTGCAAGAAGTATACTGCATTCCTTTGGTGACAATATTGAATTTTTGAAAGTAGGAGGGCTtcgtataaatataaaatacaagggttTCCCCAAGGATGTGCCTTACAAGGAAACTAACTTGGCTACAGGCCTCTATGAATACAAGCCAGAAGTGCTTATGCTTTCTttactcaaaatataaaaaaaaattcagttgaGAAACTCTCAAAAGAACTTTTAACTTTGTATCCAAACAGACTTTGCATAGACATGCTTCTAAGCATTGTTCAACTTCACTTATACACCAAGCTGTCATTAAACAAAGGATTTGCTTGTCTTGTTGACCTTTTTAAATCCCTTTTCATAAGGGAGATGTCAATGTGCAATTTTGTGTGGCCAAAAGTCTCTCTCATTACTTTAGCATTTAAGTGGAGAGCACctacaaatttgtttttgtttggaataTCTGGTGGTGGTAGTGGAATTGTCATTATTATTGTATTAGCTGCACTTTTTATGGACAGAGGGGATGAACTAATGCAAAACAGGGTACTCTGTCATGTATGGGTGAGCATAGTTATATTCATTACATTAACAACTAGTAAAATAACCATAACATGCACAATAATCCaaaacatcaatttcataaataGCATGAGAAGATAAAATCTGTGGCATGGTAGGTAATTATGAAGCAAATTTAGagacattttcttttttgtgtgtgGACCACATTtttaatgaagaaaagaaacacGTGATGCTTTATAGAATTGAATATCTACAGGTTCAAATCATTACGGATTTATCAAAATGGTTGAGGAGCGTATacaaatacatttaaaaaagaagaagaaaaactcaAACTCAGTGTCTTTACCTTGTAGAGCTATAGGTTCCTTTTATATCAAACTAATCGTACAGTTCGAGGTAGCTGCTTCATCAAATGTGCAAGCAAGATCTTATAAAACACAATTTGACAAGAAACTATATCTAGTAAAATGGATTGAGAGGAATTTTCTTACATAGATTCGTTTTTCTCCTTTTTGTCATGTGGAGGAGGAATGTGGAGTTGGGGGCGATGATAACGCGGCGGGAAGAAGGTGGAGAGATGACATTGGGAAAGAGagaaagggagaggaagagggagaagaagaagatgaaggatGATGAAAAAAGAAGCACACTGGTTGAGCGAATGAAAGGGAAGAAGGCTATTTTGCAACACTGCCAACAATGTCACGATTGGATACTTTAGGTGACACTATAATTGTCAGGCAAACATAGAgactatttttatgattttaataaattggGAACTAATATGCAAAAAGATGAGACTAAAATACTTATTTACTCCAAAAAATATTCCAGGGACACAAATTATATGATTAACTGCAGATAAAGTAAGCAAGGAATGCTAATCACATATACTAATCCAATGTTAATCAAAaggtttattatttttctcgcGAATCCTGATATTTAtgcatatagtttttttttttaaattgtacaACTCTAATTCGTGAATCGTGTACAAGAAAGTAATTAACTGCAGCACATACATTGATCTTcctaaaaaatttgattaaaacatTAAGTTTCTcaataatttaatgaaaaattcaaatattatatttaaatagaaaatcaaattttaaaatagttctAAAAGTTTGATACTGCTTAACAAAAGCCTATTATTATAGTTTAGCATCGTTATCTTTGGGAAAAAAAAGGTTCGTAAtagtaattactttaaaaatcatatattaaatgttttgaattggataaaaaataatgattacattgacaatatatcaaaataaaattttaaaacacaaaaatatttcttaaaaactaatttttatctaaaaaaaaatccagaCCAGATGTACATAAAATTaatctaaaacaaataaaaaaataagtgattttATGAATTGAAGGGATTACGCCCCGAGTGATTTTTATTTCAGAGACGctgaaacattaaaaaaagtattttataataaaaaacgaattttaatcaacaaaaacatattcaaaAAAATACTAAGTGCGTATTTAAGAAatactattttcaattttaaaataattatattcttataaattataaatcaagTAAATATTtcatgtattaaaaaatttaaactatcaactaattataaatgtacagtaaatatattaattctatcGATAATTACCTcaaatttatgttaataatggttttaaattatttgcattgtaaaattaaaattacaatgacAGTTcatagaactttttttttaaggaacggTTCATAgaacttaaaattttataatttttttaaggaatagcattatgtttttttataaatttaaaatataatttatatatttaaagatatttattataaattttaattataagataaattatatattctaagatattttactataaattttgactaaaatcctaatttttgtttttgttcttgagAAACggctaaaatactaatttattttttattgactacCATAATTATCTTTTGCCTCTTCCATAGAAGCTCGAGGTATCCCCTTCGTTCGATGATCCGGGACTCCACATTGGGACACTATAACAGAACAATGGTGATCTTTTATTTGTgcgatttaattttaataaatggtGTGtcttaaagttattttattttacgttaaaaatattttttgagtaaattttatttaaagaacttgtggaaaaaatattaatgttttataaagaaaatcgactaaataaataaataaataacgtgCATATTAAATATCGTTCCAGGAGGACACTACACAATCCTAAAAAATTACTATGTTATCAAAgattatttttgtgtgtgtgtgtgaatcaAAGATTATATATTATGCTTTGCTTCCTCCTGCCCTCACATCGCCCAATACTCTTCAAtgaaatgttataaaataaaaagaattttattggAAGCATATGTTTAAGATGAAAGGACAAAGCATGGCTTCAAAAAAGAGTTTGGTCATAACCAAATAACAGCAATTGTTGCTCATCAATTCACGTTTATCTATAAATTTCCATAATAAGAAGTTATCATGGAAACTACAACCATAAGAAATCATTTCggcaatttatttaataaaatacacaaaatgatTATACACATTCTTTATAGTAATATtggattttctttaaaatacctgcaatatcatgtttattttgttaactatttaaagaattaaaaataaaaaaaaatataatatttactaaaataCATATTAACCCACAatccaaaatcttttttttatttattaacttttaaacatATCTTCCGTTATCACTTTGGTCAGCACCTAGTTT contains:
- the LOC100783773 gene encoding uncharacterized protein, translating into MGANVGIICVLFLLATQTVGVPAFAPWKKLHVPWKKHSKGKIIQKNQALPINSIFKLPAPVTNSWPPGGNFASGTIDLGGLQVCEASTFNKVWGTYGGGPDDQGFSIFEPSGVPKGFSMLGSYSQPNNKPLSGYVLVAKDVSTNTSNPSLKQPLDYTLVWNSASLEIDQDGPIYVWLPIAPNGYKAVGHVVTTTPTKPSLEKIMCVRLDLTDQCETNSFIWDSDNFNFLDVRPSNRGIQAPGVRVGTFVAQNASLNSPSIACLRNTNAIPKYMPNLPQIKAILQVYSPVMYLHPDEEFFPSSVEWFFSNGALLYKKGQESSPVPISPNGANLPQDPNDDGAYWVDLPADSTNKDRVKKGDLKSAISYVHVKPMLGGTFTDISMWVFYPFNGAARAIVDFLTIDLGKIGEHVGDWEHVTLRVSNFNGELKHVYFLQHRKGAWFDSSQLEFQSGNKPLYYSSLHAHASYPHAARNITDKIGIRNDTAMSDSVMDLGAFQLVSAEYLVSDVVEPPPWLNYFREWGPKIYYNVDEELKKLEKFLPGKLKSTLENIVKNLPSEVLRQEGPTGPKVKDSWSGDER